In Aricia agestis chromosome 13, ilAriAges1.1, whole genome shotgun sequence, the genomic window ccgctcaaggtcacctaaatattgcaaatgtattgaaatgttaactaaggtacacttttttgacaagtattgtggagcatgttttttgacggagttacttttccttagtttttattattcttaggtAAGGGGATtactttttaaacatttttgtgaaACTTTAAATCTTACTCTATGctttcacatattattatgttagtaacaAGTTTGTTGTCACTATGCTTTATGTAAGGGTatcatattacttattagtttgtTTTTCTAGTAACTTATCAAGACTGGAACTTGTTAAGTCTCCCACATTCCACGTACAAGCCCTGTCATTGGATCTCAAGTCTATGAAGCTTAGTTTACGATGTTCACTTGGAGAAGTGAGTGTGAAGGGGCTTTACAGTGCATTTAATGAGAACCTCTACAACCTCATACCGGTTATGGCAGAGGGACATGTTGTGTAAgtataaaacttataataaaaaacatttaaaacattttggCATAAATCTGTGTATAAATAAATCactcataattttataaaacctaGGTCTTGCCATGATAAAGGAAATGTGGTAAGTAAAACTAAGGTGATTCTTGGAtaggatgatttttttttaagagcctatgcagtcccactgctgggcaaaggcctcccccaagtccTTCCATTCATCCCGATCCATCGCCACCGTCGGCCAACCTGGCTTGTATGTGTCAAGTTCATAGCGCCATCTTTTGCGAGGTCGACCGCGGCGGCGTCGTCCATCATCAGGTACCCAGTCTGTGGCAATCTTTGCGGTCAGGATGCATACGGCTAATATGACCCGCCCAATCCCATTTCAGCTTTCcacagaaaataaattaattaattaaattaattaagtactatCAGCTATAAAAATTCACAAATATACTGTGTGAACTTCAAGATTATGCTTTAAACTATTTGGTCAGTAAAATATTGTTCATGAACTAAGATTCTTCTTTTACAAATTtttctttctaatattattttacagcaTTTCTCTATCAAACCTAGTGGCTGAAGTGAATGTTGGTCTTGTGATAGAGGAAGATGCCTACTCCTTCATCAACCCTGGAATTGATTTTACTCATGATGAAGTACTAGTCAAGGTAAATTGACGCCTAAAAACTTCTGCCTGTTAAATGGTGTTATATCCTGAGTTTTAAAATCTTTACACAAATCATAACATTTTCTATATTCAGAACATAAATGGTCCTGACTTTCACAAGTCCCTCTTTGTCATCCATTTATTTAACAGTCATCAGACTGTAGGTATCTCCTTAATTGTGATTGCAAATAAGATTGCAAATAATAGAAATTAAATTATCAATACatgtatttgtttttaataaaaagtcaacagtaacagaaaatatattatataattttgtgtGCAGCTATCATGGCCGTCACCACAGAGAGGTGGAGGCTACGAATTCACCACGACTGAACAGTTGGCGAAACACATTGGtatgtacaatacaataatactttattgcacaccaaaaaatacaaaataaaatcattttgcaTAAGACAACATATTCTGATGATgcacaaaaggcgaacttattactaacaagcaGTCTCTTCCAGTCAACCCTGgcttaaatatcaaaattaccTTTCTTGTTAAATATGTAGAACaagagatataatataatacaatatttaatctaaggcagagaccagccatacatTTATTCCTCTATGTCTAAGGTTAACTTTAATCTAGATTTGTGCAAGTCGGCTTTAGATATTTGAAAGTGTATTtgcatatttatataatatactagctagtCCCGccaacgtttctttgccatataaagtatttcgcccgtattattttattgatgtgactaaataagtatgtcaccatggcaatgtccatcgctatcccgtcgcacaaacaatggtcgccgtcagactcgtgttgtaataatttactattatttattcaacaaatgcacttatacccagtagccgattctcagacccactgaatatgcatataaaatttggttaaaatcagtaaagccttttcggaggagtacgcggcctaacattgtgacacgagaattttatatataagaagattgtattttatatttataaatggaATTCTAATGAGTGTGCTTATCTTTTTAGATGATCTCCCGCTTACCGCTGCTATATCATTACCCCTCTTTTCATTACTGCGTCAGAAGCTAGAAATGTATTTAGGGCAGGTCCTCAAACAAGCTACCAGTGTGTCAGATGTGATGTGCTGTAACCCCAGTATGCTCGAGGCTTACAGGTATTGCTAAAAATATTGTGTACTCTCCATGAAGCTATTATAGAgctctatattagcttcatggtacTCTCGCACAGATTTCATTTCTTTGATGGTAGTAaatactatcagggaagttgattcctaggcagatggtggacctaagtaatttacGATGGTACATCTGTTGAATGTTTTTTGGTATAAGTACGTTTTTTAATATAACaaggtttttatttaaaaaaattgctataaatttagaaataagAATTACAAAAAGTTTGTAAAGAATTTAAATTCAAACATTCAAAATGagaataaacaaaaaacaatagACAATgactttactttttatattggaGTAACTTCGCTCAGTTTTTCAACAATGCCATCAGGTCAATAGCTCTAACCGATATATTTATTGAAGCGTTACATTTTCAGTACAATGGTGGATAATTTGGCGATAAATGGAAACAGAGTGGTCGACATGATTCTTATAAACATGCGCAGAACGCTATTACAGACCTGTCAAGAGGTATTAGAATTGCCGCCGATACATGCAACATTTATGCACAaggtttgattttttaaaatgtatattgtattaaataaagAGGGTTGGTGCATTTAtaccgtacataatattatatgtttgtTGAAAATTACACAGAAAATCAATGTTTATTTAGAAACTAGTTGACATCCACAGCTCCGTTGCACAAATTTTTGTATAtcgcaccgtacatttttgcgggatgaaaagtcctatgtcctttctcgggacttaaagtatcttcatacctttcaacaaaatcggttgagcggtttgggcgcagacacatacagatagacatataatatcagtatggattatTAAGAGATACATATTCCGATGGTAGTCAGATAATCGCAAGGCCATATAAATCAGAGCCAGATTTTCGAGTTTCTACTGTACTTAACATTATTAAGCTCAGGAGTTTATTTGAACGTGTTGTTTGTTTAATTTGGCACAGTTTTTACATCAAAGTAGTTGACAATGAAGTATGTAGGCTACTTTTTTCGGGAAAATTAcgattcgaataataaaaacaattgagTTAAAAAGGTGATGTATCCTCAATATTTCGTTTCAGATAGGCTCCATATCGTTTGTTGGCAAGTTCGAGACGGAGGCAGGCTGGGTGAAGAACCTCGCCACCATCAACCGGATCAACGACGTTAGCGTTACACGTCCCGATCCCATGAAGACCAGCTTCCATGTCACACTCAAGATTAAAAACTTACaggtaatattaataaactagctaatggccgagctttgtgagggctggCATCGATTTCTCGAATAATCTTTTAGgcagtttttttagttttttagttttcttgtaaaaaaaaacccgtagcaaggaacattaaaactgtcacccatatcatcttagaacgcacaaactatagtattgTTAGTGATGCTGCCTAAACATTTTTACACATATTCTCAACATTTactaataaacaatttttagaTTTTCAGATCGAAGACCcgtttatgttatttttttatcgatatgcaaaaaatatattttgtaatacgaaatttaaaaattgaatatccatagacaattattattttttacagatAGGCTACGAGAGCTACCGCATGCGGGCGATGGGTGTGTCATGCGGGGGCCGGCTCGCCGCGGCGATAGAACATAACGCGGTGCATCTAGCTCTTACCGTAGGCCTGACGAGATGGGAGCCGTACGCGCAGCTTGATGATTTGAGAGTGCAGAGGATGGAGTGAGTATAAGACGTGTTGATGTTATTAAGctgtgtcgtaactcgtagtaaGACAGTACTGTGTCTTTTTTTTCATGCTAAACCCCAAAAATGGGATGCACACACGTACAGTAAGggcctaaaaatacaaaatggtATCCTCATGAAATATCAAGCGAACATCAAAAACTGTAATGGGCCATGACTTTGTGTTGAATAAAGTACATCAAACAACAAACTCGATCCTGGTTAGTTACAAATTCAGCCACCGCACGATCGGTGTCGAAGGTACCAAGTCTTAATGAGGCCGAGTTGATTCAATTCTCTTCGAGTAGTTATTAAAATCTTCTATAAATTATCCACAGGGGCATGGACCTATTCGTGACCGGTCTCGGCGCGTTGAGCGGCGCGGCGCACCGCGTGCGGGCGTGGTGCGGCGGCGCAGCGCACGCGCACGCCGCGCCCGCACTCGCCACCCGCCTGCAGCATCATCTACACGTCGCGCTCGCTGACCTCAAGCTATGGGAGCTCACTCACGCCAGAtaggatatatatatttttttaatttggcagCTTAAAAAgccccattcacggcaggactgcacggcagtcctgcagagaatgggcccttttagtaAGACGtaatgatgtttttttttgtaaagctGAAAGCAATTCCTTATTTATTTGCAGCTCAAATTATTGACGACGTGAGTGGATGTAGTTGATAAcgaacattttataacatacggaccattactcattttttcccttataatttgaacaaaccttataACTTACTCACACCATAATCTGGCTATGTATAGAATACACTTTTTTTCTGATTTTGAATAATTTTGCAAGTCCTAAAGTCTCCATTTCTGcaaaaaacgtcaattttcaaattgttaattACCCACTTTATCTACTCACGTCTCCAatgtgtatttctattgtcATTCAGAATAAGCAAATTAATTAGACGAAACTATTCACAAAAGAGAAATAATTTAGTGAGAAAAATTACACGTTAAGAATAATATGttagaaatgaaaaaaatatcagCATCATATCAATgttataataagctttaaatGTGCCcgaaatgcatattataattattagtattagcgttATCACAAGTAACTTTTCTTTTTGTATCGatcttaaggacgctatcacattttttcacaaatatcagcgattttcaggtaccattttaaagaataaggagtcacactgcgaggatattttggtttcaaatgaaagatatatattcatctccacgtctacactataaaatttttatagccgcatacaaaattttcacataaatacgttttaatcatcacaataatcgcaaaagataaaaaatggggtttgcACGGGTCTGTACACCTGTGTAAGGTGTACAGACCCGTACCTGATATAAGAAGAACTGATATAAGATTAAGTGATATAAGTATAAGTGCTCGCGTATTATAGcagacacattttatatacacaaagataatgatgagtatagcaaaaattaaaactttacgaaatcgtttaaatattgagatatttacaaaattgataaactaattattatgctgacctatgaatgtgcgatgcttgcATCGTACAGGGTTTGATTAGGTAGTACCAATACTATTACTAATAATAACtgaggaaaataaatatacttacaaaaaaaaaggttgcttatttagtcccctgtacgaatagctaaatattttatataaaaataaataacatttccatttaagtataacaaaaataagaaacgctctcaaatttcttcattcattttcgccctatcaagaacgtggcgagcgtcgtaaccgccactgtactcgtacaaggcgcgctgatattgaatgttattttaatgtccttaacgtcgatattcgtactgacctgctaattttgtaataattgttgtgatagcgtccttaataaTGTTTGTAAATTAACTAGACTTGACCATAAACAATCAAATTACAGAATACAAGTAATTTTTGTTACCACTTGCCTTATTTACTTCTGAATATTTTGTTCTTAGATTAAGATTATAGTTAAAAATGACTGCTAATGACtttcctaaattttttttacttagcaATTCAACATTAAAAGTttgtaggtctaccagaatcagatggcaaattttgacggcattttttcaaaaaatgtccTTGATCgatggataaatttttatatttgcatgttcaatacacagaatcagccgttataaggaaaaaaagatcaaaattccaattaccccagtattgctagagtcaatttattttctcactttttgtcatcagattctggtagacctataacttCACAAGTAATGCATAGAGCTATAATATGGCTATATACTTTACAGTTATttctaaagttaatttaatagCTCTAGGAATAAAgggtaaatttttattttaaggtaaAAATGACGCGCTATATTGCGTCTTGTTTCGGTGTAAACCACGATTGAAGTTTAATTGATTATGAGACGACTGAAactaataaattattctttatagattattatgtttcatatagtctgtcaaaaaagtgaagaaattaaaaagtggcaacatcgtagtgtcatcccttttttcttagattgatttgaaagggatgacactacgatgttgccactttttaatttcttcacttttttgacagactatataatTTATCGTGTGCATGTTAAGTAGTGTAATAAAGTTCtcatttattacaataatttcagCAATAAAATCATTCTTTTTTCTTACGTAGTATATATAATCtttgctatattattataattaacatttGTGCAATTTATTggttacatacattttttatttgtaattcaACCGAATGTTTTAAAACATAATGAATTTTCACAGTTCTTATTCTATAGATGgataggataatattataaatttgaaaaccggcgtcaaacagcgcttgcgctgtgtttcgccgagtgagtgagtttaccggaggcccaatccgctaccctattccctttcctaccctcccctattcccttcccttccctaccctcccctattaccctattccctcttaaaaggccggcaacgcacatgcagctcttctgatgctgtgagtgtccatgggcgacggaagttgctttccatcaggtgacccgtttgctcgtttgcccccttatttcataaaaaaaaaaaaaaaattttgtagatggcgtttttttggtgaaaataatgatattttgtacgatattattttataaaagtaactttggagatttttatctatatttttaactaaaataatgTGTTGTATTTTATAACAATCGCATGTTGGTTGTGAGAGTAACCGTTAGACTGTTGTGAGTTGGCATCTTTATTATACAagttgtttaataaaatatatgttacaTTGTTgagtattgtattttatttatttaatcaagaATAATTAGTTACTATAAAATTAAgatattgttcttatattattttaatctgtaGCTGAAGCAATGTTTTATTATGTTGCAAGAAATTCCTTAGTGAAAAAGACCTAACACGCCCCGACCGgtacagcggtgcggcgttgccagacttcggcacggtgtttgagTGCGTGCGACTAAACGTATGCGAACTACAATCGAATAAGTTCGTAAAAATGTTATGCAATATCTTTACTGCGTCAGTCAACGAGTGCCACGCATATTTTTCACTATATTAGTTCTATctatgtaggtaggtacttacttgacgacctctgtggctcaattggttgagtgtgtggcagctcaggccggtggtcgcgggttcgaatcccgccgacggaacaaaaagttttcaatgttcccgggtctgagtattaaataatatatttccgttgtgtggtacctgtaacacaagtccttcaggtacttacaagaccgtacttagcatggggccagactgatgtggcgtgccgtgtgaagcgtccatagatattattattattctgttcTCTATCATCTTTCATTAAATTGACACTGTCAATAACTCTTTGTTTACTgcttttttaacaattatttttgtaaaacttttttattacatGGATGTTAGCTGTAAATTAGAAATTCATTGATTTATCACGTAGGTATAAAACAtttgatttatatatttatgaacAATTTCATCCATTTAAATTTCTGTGCTACATTTATAACCAAAGTTTCTTTGCACTTTGCAGATAGAATATTATCATGGGATTAATACAATCCATATTCTGTTCGGTGATCTTTTGCGTGGAACGGTAAGTTTTGTGCAGTCTTTTTTTGTCTTAAGAAAACCAGAACAGAGGCTGCGCTTATAAAGAAAAACTCCAGAAAATCCAGCATTTCTCAAGCGATCATAAAGTCGTACGTGGCCTACAACAGTTCTTTGGATATTTTTCACTGTATGGCCAGATTGACAGTTTGTGTCCATTGCGTATGGTCGACATAAAAATACCAACGAAATTTCACGATCCatacttaatttataaatgcgaaagtgtgtctgtctgtctgttacctcttcacgcccaaaccgctgacccgattttgctgaaatttactTAGTGTGGTTTGAGTTGAGTTTGAATCCCGGGTTTgtgtacataggatactttttatcccgaaaaaattgaCGGTttggcgataaacgaattttggcgcatcgttgcgggcgtcacctagtttttaaccgacttcaaaaaggaggagtttcTATTTTCGggtgtaagtatataatatattttttaatttatttatttcagagtATTAACTTGGACGTGCTGCGCGTTCGTGCTGATGCTGCTTATGGCCATCATCATTATCCTGATGATTTACGGCATCTCGGTGGGCTACCACTATGCGCAGAAGGAACTAGCGTCTTTTGCTAGTAAGTTGTATAGTTATTGTCTCTCCCGAACGTAGCTCTTCCAccgctaacctaacctaacctaaccattCAAGCTAACCCTtctttctaatatatttttttacagtgaatgactatacagggtgtaacaaaacaaagtgataatactttaggatgtgtattagtcccctgtatagagttcacagtgaaaaagttaaaaaaaaacttttgtatgggcaaactcatgacCACTCTTCcctcccaaaccgctgaacggattttgctgaaaattggtatggagatactttgagtccccggaaaggacataggataatttttatccgattcaataaacgaattttggcgcataaATTATgcgccaaaagtcgtttattatgcggcataatattgttataacttATTCCCAGTGTCATCTCGTTCAACGACGGAGCCGTCTGTGTCGGCGCGGCGCGCGGGCGGCGACGCGGCGCCCGTCGTCCGAATGCTCGCCGTCAACCGCTCGCACGATCGTCTACCGCAGCCTATACTCGGTAAGCTAATCCATCGACTTAGTAACTATCATGAAGGCATCTTGTACTTGTCCGAAACCAAtgagtcatattattatgtcctagAAGGATTTGGAAATCGGATAcggcttagggtcaattcagaccgcaacgggacgcgtagatgcatttctaaatttgtatggatttgacagatttgcaacacgtctcacgcaattaaagtctgtcaaatccttacacatttagaaatgcatctacgacTTCTACGAGTCGCGTTGCAGCCGGAATTGACCCTTAGCGGTCGAAAATTCTTAAGGTTCAACAACACTTCACGTTCACGGCATACCACTGAAGTTTGGTGACGCCTTACGTCGCTGCAACGTAGTGCGGcttacttcataataatattatgatttcatacaaagaatattaAGCCGTGATACGTCGCTGCGCTGCGCTGCTGTTTTGCTTCGTGGTCTTGCCTTTGCTAACAGTTTTCGACAACACGAAGCCACCAGATGGCGCTTTGTGTGACTAAAGGCCGTTAGACCATCGCC contains:
- the LOC121733060 gene encoding uncharacterized protein LOC121733060; amino-acid sequence: MEEETVNIEQELDDLLTKVQPNLQDVIKRSFTNVALQQTKNGETAKSDTLEDTSYFAKNTEVNLSRLELVKSPTFHVQALSLDLKSMKLSLRCSLGEVSVKGLYSAFNENLYNLIPVMAEGHVVISLSNLVAEVNVGLVIEEDAYSFINPGIDFTHDEVLVKLSWPSPQRGGGYEFTTTEQLAKHIDDLPLTAAISLPLFSLLRQKLEMYLGQVLKQATSVSDVMCCNPSMLEAYSTMVDNLAINGNRVVDMILINMRRTLLQTCQEVLELPPIHATFMHKIGSISFVGKFETEAGWVKNLATINRINDVSVTRPDPMKTSFHVTLKIKNLQIGYESYRMRAMGVSCGGRLAAAIEHNAVHLALTVGLTRWEPYAQLDDLRVQRME
- the LOC121733214 gene encoding uncharacterized protein LOC121733214, coding for MGLIQSIFCSVIFCVERVLTWTCCAFVLMLLMAIIIILMIYGISVGYHYAQKELASFAMSSRSTTEPSVSARRAGGDAAPVVRMLAVNRSHDRLPQPILEIHQTKRPMELYLETSETPIIVLETERPPHKPELSPHERELARRLISRFRRSKNITTTEIPFLRPLNSTEPPMRVMG